In the Flavobacterium sp. 90 genome, CACAGCTTTAATTCTTTTTTTGAAAAACGATTCTGATTTACGTTTCCACTTTTTAACTGATTTATGCGGTGTTCATTATCCGGACAACGAAACAGAGCGTCAGTTTGCAATCGTATACCATTTACACAACTGGTACGAAAACAAACGTATTAGAATCAAAGTATTCTTAAACGGTGAAAAACCAGCGATAAAAACCATTTCAAATATTTTCCTGAGTTCAAACTGGATGGAAAGAGAAACATACGATTTCTTCGGGATTGACTTTATTGGACATCCACAATTAAAACGTATTTTGAATATGGATGAGATGGTATCGTTCCCAATGCGAAAAGAATTCCCAATGGAAGACAGCGGAAGAACAGATAAAGACGATAGATTCTTTGGAAGAACAACAACAAATTGCTAAAAATAAATAATTCAACATTATAAAATGTCAGAACTATTATTATCACCAGAGCATCGATATGCTAAAATAATTAAGGATAAACTAAACGAAGACGGAAGCGAGCTTTCAGTACTAAATTTAGGTCCTACGCACCCGGCGACTCACGGTATTTTTCAAAATATCCTGTTAATGGACGGTGAAAGAATTCTTGAGGCTGAACCAACTATTGGTTACATACACAGAGCTTTTGAAAAAATCGCCGAAAATCGTCCTTTTTACCAAATTACTCCTCTTACTGACCGTATGAACTATTGTTCCTCTCCTATTAACAATATGGGATGGTGGATGACTCTAGAGAAATTACTAAATATTGAAGTTCCTAAAAGAGCACAGTATTTAAGAGTAATTGTAATGGAGTTGGCTCGTATTACAGATCACTTAATCTGTAACTCGATTCTTGGTGTTGATACTGGTGCTTATACCGGTTTCCTATACGTTTTTCAATTTAGAGAAAAAGTTTACGAAATCTACGAAGAAATTTGTGGTGCTCGTTTAACAACAAATATGGGAAGAATTGGTGGTTTCGAAAGAGATTGGTCACCAGAAGCTTTCCGCAAATTAGATGTCTTTTTACAAGATTTCCCTGTTGCTTGGCAAGAGTTTGTTAACTTATTCGAAAGAAACAGAATTTTCCTTGACAGAACTGTAGACGTAGGTGCAATCTCAGCAGAGCAAGCAATGGCTTACGGATTTACAGGTCCAAACTTACGTGCTGCCGGAGTTGATTACGACGTTCGTGTTGCACAACCATATTCATCATACGAAGATTTCGATTTTGT is a window encoding:
- a CDS encoding NADH-quinone oxidoreductase subunit D, with translation MSELLLSPEHRYAKIIKDKLNEDGSELSVLNLGPTHPATHGIFQNILLMDGERILEAEPTIGYIHRAFEKIAENRPFYQITPLTDRMNYCSSPINNMGWWMTLEKLLNIEVPKRAQYLRVIVMELARITDHLICNSILGVDTGAYTGFLYVFQFREKVYEIYEEICGARLTTNMGRIGGFERDWSPEAFRKLDVFLQDFPVAWQEFVNLFERNRIFLDRTVDVGAISAEQAMAYGFTGPNLRAAGVDYDVRVAQPYSSYEDFDFVVPVGKSGDTYDRFCVRNAEVWESLSIIRQALEKMPAGNEYHAEVPDYYLPPKEDVYTSMESLIYHFKIVMGEVPVPVAEIYHPVEGGNGEIGFYLVTDGSRTPYRLHFRRPCFIYYQAYPEMIKGSLLSDAIVILSSLNVIAGELDA
- a CDS encoding NADH-quinone oxidoreductase subunit C, giving the protein MALENTLIQDKLTETFDTSVFNFHQERDIFSLETSADKITALILFLKNDSDLRFHFLTDLCGVHYPDNETERQFAIVYHLHNWYENKRIRIKVFLNGEKPAIKTISNIFLSSNWMERETYDFFGIDFIGHPQLKRILNMDEMVSFPMRKEFPMEDSGRTDKDDRFFGRTTTNC